In the Shewanella sp. OMA3-2 genome, one interval contains:
- a CDS encoding DUF962 domain-containing protein, with the protein MSKQYKTFKEFYPFYLTQHQDLVCRRLHYLGSTIIVVLLINTFINQQWWQLVWLPVIGYGFAWLGHFLFEQNRPATFTYPLYSLLGDWVMYGQMLKRVLSKLIAKF; encoded by the coding sequence ATGAGTAAACAATATAAAACATTTAAAGAGTTTTACCCATTTTATCTCACTCAGCATCAAGACTTAGTATGCAGGCGACTACATTATCTTGGCAGTACCATTATTGTCGTTTTGCTAATCAATACTTTTATTAATCAACAGTGGTGGCAGTTAGTTTGGTTGCCGGTGATTGGATATGGTTTTGCTTGGCTGGGACACTTTTTATTTGAGCAGAATCGTCCCGCAACTTTTACTTACCCTTTATATAGCTTACTTGGAGATTGGGTAATGTACGGACAAATGTTAAAAAGAGTGTTATCAAAATTAATCGCTAAGTTTTAA
- a CDS encoding DUF3192 domain-containing protein: MKSKLMGAAIITAISLGLSGCVFNVGDHESGKSHDYWEVQQEKNRDSLTKLSLGMTLDQVQVIMGTSDFSEAFVNQADKEQVKVLFYRTQWAKGDGKTTKDECTPIVFKNSELVGWGDTAYKQI; this comes from the coding sequence ATGAAATCAAAATTAATGGGCGCAGCAATCATTACCGCAATATCTTTAGGCTTAAGTGGCTGTGTATTCAACGTGGGTGATCATGAATCTGGAAAAAGCCACGATTACTGGGAAGTGCAGCAAGAAAAAAACCGCGATAGCTTAACAAAGCTGTCGTTAGGAATGACCTTAGATCAAGTGCAAGTGATTATGGGCACCTCAGACTTTAGTGAGGCATTTGTGAACCAGGCAGATAAAGAGCAGGTTAAAGTATTATTTTATCGTACCCAGTGGGCGAAAGGTGATGGTAAAACAACCAAGGACGAATGCACACCCATTGTATTTAAAAATAGTGAGTTAGTAGGCTGGGGCGATACAGCCTACAAACAAATTTAA
- a CDS encoding Zn-ribbon-containing protein: MFVIELRFEPFADTTISSAEKAINHYLEALRANGQILGREFAVAFNDGDFKVRLMLPEKTSLAKRHNSPWVKSAINGLTDAKLLAPREKFIGQDINSEVSNTDPASWQLLYTSYVHMCSPLRSGDNLLPIPLYQIPATFNGDHKRIIKWQSEWQACDELQMAAATKAEFAALEEISTVSSDMFRRGSDLCARIEYLTEIPTYYYLYRVGGESLIAEQSRTCPKCNSAKWKLDEPLLDMFHFRCETCRIISNLSWDHQ, translated from the coding sequence ATGTTTGTGATTGAATTACGCTTTGAACCTTTTGCTGATACCACGATCTCTAGTGCCGAAAAAGCGATTAATCACTACTTAGAAGCACTGCGTGCCAATGGCCAAATATTGGGCAGAGAATTTGCAGTCGCGTTTAATGATGGTGATTTTAAAGTACGTTTGATGCTGCCAGAAAAAACCAGCTTAGCAAAACGTCATAATAGTCCCTGGGTCAAATCTGCAATAAATGGCTTAACTGACGCTAAGCTACTTGCCCCAAGGGAGAAGTTTATTGGCCAGGACATTAATTCAGAAGTCAGTAACACTGACCCCGCAAGCTGGCAGCTGCTGTACACTAGTTATGTGCATATGTGTTCACCATTAAGAAGCGGTGATAATTTACTGCCAATCCCGCTTTATCAGATCCCCGCGACCTTCAATGGCGATCATAAGCGCATCATAAAATGGCAAAGCGAATGGCAAGCATGTGATGAATTACAAATGGCAGCCGCAACCAAAGCAGAATTTGCTGCACTTGAAGAAATAAGCACAGTAAGCAGCGACATGTTCAGGCGAGGTAGTGATCTATGCGCCAGAATAGAGTATCTGACTGAAATTCCAACTTATTACTATTTGTATCGAGTCGGAGGAGAAAGTTTAATCGCAGAGCAAAGCCGAACTTGCCCCAAGTGCAACAGCGCAAAGTGGAAGCTAGATGAACCACTATTAGATATGTTTCACTTCCGCTGTGAAACCTGTCGTATCATCTCAAACCTGTCATGGGATCATCAATAA
- a CDS encoding HU family DNA-binding protein — protein MNKKQLICKMSQQLDLPQTQCKPQLEQILATIQQALCEGEKVYIPQFGTFELRFHLPKNGRNPQTGEIMEIDGFNQPSFKVSNHLKALVNA, from the coding sequence ATGAATAAAAAACAGTTAATTTGTAAAATGTCGCAGCAATTAGACCTTCCACAAACCCAATGCAAGCCTCAGCTAGAACAGATTCTGGCGACAATTCAGCAAGCATTATGTGAAGGAGAAAAGGTTTATATCCCACAGTTTGGTACCTTCGAATTACGGTTTCATCTACCTAAAAATGGTCGCAATCCGCAGACTGGTGAAATAATGGAAATTGACGGGTTTAACCAACCGAGTTTTAAAGTATCAAATCACTTAAAAGCTCTGGTCAACGCTTAG
- the rplY gene encoding 50S ribosomal protein L25: MSYTINAEIRTEVGKGSSRRLRHANMVPAVIYGPGKEPISIKFLHKDIINIQENQDFYDGLTIAVDGKEIKVVPKAMQRHAFKHLIEHVDFIFA, encoded by the coding sequence ATGTCTTACACTATTAACGCCGAAATCCGCACTGAAGTCGGGAAAGGTTCGAGCCGCCGCCTACGTCATGCGAATATGGTACCTGCTGTAATTTATGGTCCTGGTAAAGAGCCTATTTCAATCAAGTTCTTACACAAAGACATCATTAACATTCAAGAAAACCAAGATTTCTATGATGGTTTAACTATCGCCGTTGACGGTAAAGAAATCAAAGTTGTTCCAAAAGCAATGCAACGTCATGCTTTTAAACACCTTATTGAACATGTTGACTTCATATTTGCTTAA
- a CDS encoding DUF882 domain-containing protein, producing the protein MSLACPARRQILLGLGGTALATMLPKTAHASRSTKGIKDLSFYNRHTGERGEGHFWVDGKYQSDTLEVFSQVLRDHRQNVAAPMDKRLFEYLYQLQDVLDNKDEIHVISGYRSPKTNEMLAAKSNGVAKKSFHMKGMAMDIAIPGVNLKNLRDAAISLKLGGVGYYPSSGFIHVDCGPVRRWG; encoded by the coding sequence ATGTCTTTAGCTTGTCCTGCCCGTAGGCAGATTTTATTAGGTCTTGGTGGTACTGCCTTGGCTACTATGTTACCTAAAACCGCTCATGCTAGCCGTTCAACAAAAGGAATTAAAGATCTCAGTTTTTATAATCGCCACACAGGTGAGCGAGGCGAAGGGCATTTTTGGGTTGATGGAAAGTATCAGTCAGATACATTAGAGGTTTTTAGTCAAGTATTACGCGATCATAGACAAAATGTTGCTGCGCCAATGGATAAACGTTTATTTGAGTATTTGTATCAATTACAAGACGTGTTAGATAATAAAGACGAAATTCATGTTATTTCTGGTTATCGATCGCCGAAAACCAATGAAATGCTAGCGGCAAAAAGTAATGGTGTTGCTAAAAAAAGTTTTCATATGAAAGGCATGGCAATGGATATTGCTATTCCAGGGGTTAATTTAAAAAACCTACGCGATGCAGCCATTTCGTTAAAATTAGGCGGCGTTGGCTATTATCCATCTTCAGGGTTCATCCATGTAGATTGTGGACCGGTAAGGCGTTGGGGCTAA
- the syd gene encoding SecY-interacting protein — MSCSTALENFIHKYLLAYQDALSELPRYYPMGEDSACIHGQFEQNSNHTVYFKPFKRKTSADFSNVEHALGLSLHIDINQYYGQFYSAPLMFTSTWGEGELLQAWNQQDFEYLQQNMIGHLMMKKKLKQEPTWFIGVLGDGDQMLTVDNETGSVWIEIPGDRPKQKLTDSLSAFIEQISPRITPPIKPDTTEDTEWQHPGIWQRLKLMWQYLLRKK, encoded by the coding sequence GTGTCTTGTTCAACCGCACTTGAAAATTTTATACATAAGTATTTGCTCGCATATCAAGATGCACTGTCGGAATTACCACGATATTACCCTATGGGTGAAGATTCTGCTTGTATTCATGGTCAGTTTGAGCAAAACAGTAATCATACCGTGTATTTTAAACCTTTTAAACGTAAAACATCAGCAGATTTTAGTAATGTTGAGCATGCGTTAGGGTTATCGCTGCATATTGATATTAATCAATACTATGGTCAATTTTATAGCGCGCCGTTAATGTTTACCTCAACCTGGGGGGAAGGGGAGTTGTTGCAGGCATGGAATCAACAAGATTTTGAATATTTGCAGCAAAACATGATTGGCCACTTAATGATGAAGAAAAAACTTAAACAAGAACCGACTTGGTTTATTGGGGTGTTAGGCGATGGCGATCAAATGCTAACGGTTGATAATGAAACCGGTAGTGTTTGGATTGAAATACCAGGTGACAGACCTAAACAAAAGTTGACGGATTCATTGAGTGCTTTTATTGAGCAAATATCTCCCAGAATTACCCCGCCAATTAAACCCGATACCACGGAAGATACCGAGTGGCAGCATCCGGGTATTTGGCAACGTCTTAAATTGATGTGGCAATACCTGTTACGGAAGAAGTAA
- a CDS encoding L,D-transpeptidase family protein, with amino-acid sequence MLAYLIPVHALDDTIENSILSSSQLPIQLAAQSSAFTKLNNKQAALNIDELPSPLSSNTSTSANINHDSQSGGGEEADESLSSFSLNVDVPSTGVTYTGATYSSEMHSQVNITHSLGEALSQFYPVQGYLGQNPPVSKANERANEQALIEHLQLLALATDNSQFSAYMQLMKHASEAKKMEFIDSYAQAIIDFWLAHKVSLPHYSSFKSTGKNNYSALNPAADDYASVISHIQRLTWLADHTSWQQIKLNGLLRPWDGHAAIKMIGERLWLLGDLMHYDAEQYTYQGDLVEAVMRFQLRHGLNNDAVIGPKTLFWLNQTPTDKATILASNFVDKTLYLASLPSRYLLVNIPSFELFLIDQGQPVLHSRVIVGKPYRQTPLVVGRISNVVINPTWTVPRNLLRADILPQIQNDGNYINQREFDAFDYQGQVVSKTADQWQSIAGGYFPYRLVQKPGAINALGRYKFHFNNDDNIYLHDTPNKELFAQADRALSSGCIRIEKVQQLAQWFADNLVIDQRTWRLLQSNYDRTQWFALKDTLPVHFVYWTAWVDSHNQAQFRGDIYGKYPKSNADLASMKLKHL; translated from the coding sequence ATGCTTGCCTATCTAATACCAGTACATGCTTTGGACGATACGATTGAAAATTCGATATTGTCATCCTCTCAATTACCCATTCAACTTGCCGCTCAATCTTCAGCATTCACTAAATTAAATAATAAACAAGCGGCTTTAAATATTGACGAATTACCCAGTCCACTAAGTTCAAACACATCGACATCTGCAAATATAAACCATGATAGTCAATCTGGCGGGGGTGAAGAGGCCGATGAGTCGCTTAGCTCATTTAGCTTAAATGTCGATGTACCATCTACAGGTGTTACTTATACCGGTGCTACTTATTCTAGTGAGATGCATTCCCAGGTAAATATTACTCACTCACTAGGTGAGGCTCTCAGTCAATTTTATCCTGTTCAAGGCTACCTAGGTCAAAACCCGCCAGTGTCGAAAGCTAATGAGCGTGCGAATGAGCAAGCTTTAATCGAACATTTACAGTTATTGGCGTTAGCAACAGATAATAGCCAATTTAGCGCTTATATGCAGTTGATGAAACATGCTAGTGAAGCTAAAAAAATGGAGTTTATTGATAGTTATGCCCAAGCCATTATTGATTTTTGGTTAGCTCATAAGGTGTCATTACCTCATTACTCATCGTTTAAAAGTACAGGAAAAAATAACTATTCAGCACTTAACCCCGCGGCAGATGATTATGCATCGGTTATTAGCCATATACAGCGTTTAACTTGGTTAGCGGACCACACTTCGTGGCAGCAGATTAAACTTAACGGGCTGTTACGCCCCTGGGATGGGCACGCTGCTATAAAGATGATTGGTGAGCGACTGTGGTTGCTAGGAGATTTGATGCATTATGATGCTGAGCAATATACTTATCAAGGAGATTTAGTTGAGGCTGTAATGCGATTTCAACTGCGTCATGGTTTAAATAATGATGCAGTGATTGGCCCTAAAACCTTATTTTGGCTTAATCAAACTCCGACAGATAAAGCGACAATATTAGCCAGCAACTTTGTTGATAAAACCCTTTATTTAGCATCTCTTCCATCCCGATATCTATTGGTTAACATTCCATCTTTTGAATTGTTTTTGATTGATCAAGGCCAACCTGTGCTGCATTCTCGAGTTATTGTAGGTAAGCCTTACCGGCAGACGCCGTTAGTAGTCGGTCGTATTTCCAATGTTGTGATCAATCCGACCTGGACGGTCCCTAGAAATTTATTGAGGGCAGACATATTGCCTCAAATACAAAATGACGGAAATTATATTAACCAAAGAGAATTTGATGCATTTGATTATCAAGGACAAGTGGTGTCAAAAACCGCTGACCAGTGGCAGTCTATTGCTGGTGGGTATTTCCCATACCGATTAGTCCAAAAGCCTGGTGCAATTAATGCCCTTGGGCGCTACAAGTTTCATTTCAATAATGATGATAATATTTATTTACACGACACACCTAATAAAGAGCTATTTGCTCAAGCAGATCGAGCGTTATCATCTGGATGTATTCGTATTGAAAAGGTACAACAACTTGCTCAGTGGTTTGCCGATAACTTGGTCATTGATCAGCGTACATGGCGACTGTTGCAATCTAATTATGATCGTACTCAATGGTTTGCACTAAAAGACACCTTACCGGTTCATTTTGTGTACTGGACTGCTTGGGTAGATAGTCATAATCAAGCACAATTCAGAGGTGATATTTATGGTAAATACCCTAAGAGTAATGCTGACTTAGCCAGTATGAAGCTAAAACATCTCTAA
- a CDS encoding DUF2789 domain-containing protein, translating into MDTTTTDLNHLFMQLGLAYEEHEVTAFIASHQIDKHTLLVDAPFWTTAQKTFLQEALNEDAQWSEVIDQLDVMLRSTNAS; encoded by the coding sequence ATGGATACCACCACAACAGATTTGAACCATTTATTTATGCAACTAGGTTTAGCTTATGAAGAACATGAAGTGACTGCATTTATTGCTAGTCATCAAATAGACAAACACACGCTATTGGTTGACGCGCCATTTTGGACGACTGCTCAAAAAACATTTTTGCAAGAAGCATTAAATGAAGACGCCCAATGGTCAGAAGTGATAGACCAATTGGACGTTATGCTAAGATCGACCAATGCTAGTTAG
- the tamB gene encoding autotransporter assembly complex protein TamB, whose protein sequence is MNTPDNNKSTADNGTTNPLTGEQQSDSRVLDNATAQNGAEPNKAEHLKPKDSVAVGLLKQLWRTFKFYTRLLIYIPLILLVVIALVLGTSFGSKIGIIVASQLVPNLTLDYQSGTINSQLKLDYASWSMDGMSVEIEDLAFDWLPRCFINQQLCVNNLEATSVKVNIQTDQFSNTATVNKNAIADSTDDATLNEHALLQLPFDISLNHAGLTNVNITVNDMQYNAAQLKAQAIWNETGLKVEQISSVGLEVIIPLNGDVSDDLAETDVDKQWPLAQLPAVYLPFRLFVKQLTSVDSMLQLGDRKDLFEHINLSGNYIGYNVSISQLLVNHTYGNIDLIGGIDLVDHYPMAIKVKAQIDHITEIPHLQNQTLNLEMADDLSNLDIKLEVAGNTRVNLLGVIDLTRPTVPFDVKLTDSKLIWPLEDELYTADIKNLNAKGSIETIKGQLSGRFNSPYQPELSLDSTFAYQQQTLTFNNLDIASEAGNFNIIGDINLADNVSWQVDVNMQDLRLQHIQWLNNNFPMRSKISGKFTTHGKIANKIWNIGIDDANLQGRMNGYPLTLEGQVIVNQDFAVNANNLHATALGADLFVNGRADEMWDINLELNVPDLSQWLAGARGNLHAKVDVTGESGNPVVDLSAEMQNTSYMGAKLDNLTLKAHYLPFDKHQYSLSLSNQNVYYKGYKLSSLQLDSQGDESHQTSSINTSGDTSIKSELVSQTNLNKQTISAQLNQMNIDNILGSWQLDAPLSITWDQLKNKGSIDAFCISHPHNKFCLTNNVTLGPKGQADINFSGNPGQLFAPIMSKNIDWDGNAALTSQINWQPKRKPTASVNFTLLPGNIKLIRNINNVVSIDYQQLLLTANLDEKQLRTTITADSEGIASLQTEININVTPDKSLDGFIHINSLNLEPFGEFFPRIQTLQGDLSSRITLAGSLETPELTGNIKLAEGAFALSSNPTLLEKIYLGLQLHGQQATLDGQLHIGDGQALVNGSLYWPNGQFSGDMSFKGDNLAVIQPPIAILNVSPNLNIQFDMQQVAVKGSLDIPSGQIKIMQLSEGGVAVSNDVIFNDSISELAVKTSPYAILADINIKVGNELSIDGMGLTGKLAGSLRLQQQAFKPPLLFGDIKVTNGNYKFMGQTLKINAGEVQFVGPIEVPNLNIEAIKEIKEEDITAGVRVTGTPMRPSVTVFSNPAKEQAEVLSYILTGKGFSSTNDQQSNSLMMGAALSLGSQVDGGAINNIGSTARGVIEKFGFSNVQLDTNDDGRMAISGFIGEDLMIKYGIGVFNPGYEMTVRYYLLSQLYLETVSGTISQSLDIYYNYDFD, encoded by the coding sequence ATGAACACGCCTGATAACAACAAATCAACCGCTGATAATGGCACGACCAACCCACTAACGGGTGAACAACAAAGTGATAGTCGTGTTTTAGACAATGCGACCGCTCAAAATGGTGCTGAACCCAATAAAGCTGAACACCTAAAACCCAAAGACTCTGTAGCTGTAGGTTTACTTAAACAGCTATGGCGTACGTTTAAGTTTTATACCCGTTTATTAATTTATATTCCGCTTATTTTACTTGTTGTTATTGCCTTAGTGCTTGGCACCTCTTTTGGCAGTAAAATTGGCATTATTGTCGCCAGCCAATTAGTGCCTAATTTAACCTTAGATTATCAATCTGGCACCATTAATAGCCAGCTCAAGTTAGATTATGCATCTTGGTCAATGGACGGAATGAGTGTTGAAATTGAAGATCTGGCCTTCGATTGGTTACCACGTTGTTTTATTAACCAGCAGCTTTGTGTAAATAACCTCGAAGCAACTTCTGTTAAGGTTAATATTCAAACTGACCAGTTTAGCAATACCGCTACCGTAAATAAAAACGCCATTGCTGATAGTACTGATGACGCTACATTAAATGAACATGCGTTATTACAGTTGCCATTTGATATCAGTCTCAATCACGCTGGATTAACCAATGTGAATATCACAGTCAACGACATGCAATATAATGCCGCGCAACTCAAAGCACAGGCAATTTGGAATGAAACAGGCTTAAAAGTCGAGCAAATAAGCAGCGTCGGACTAGAAGTGATTATTCCACTCAACGGCGATGTCAGTGATGATCTAGCAGAAACCGATGTTGACAAACAATGGCCGCTAGCCCAATTACCAGCGGTTTATCTTCCGTTTCGATTATTTGTAAAACAATTAACCTCAGTTGATAGCATGCTACAACTTGGTGATAGAAAAGACTTATTCGAGCACATTAACCTGTCTGGTAACTATATTGGCTACAACGTCAGTATCAGCCAGCTGCTTGTTAATCACACCTATGGCAATATTGATTTAATTGGTGGCATTGATTTAGTTGACCATTATCCTATGGCTATCAAAGTCAAAGCACAAATTGATCATATTACTGAAATACCACATTTACAAAACCAAACGCTAAACCTTGAAATGGCTGATGACCTCAGTAATTTAGACATTAAACTAGAAGTCGCTGGCAATACCCGTGTAAATTTGTTGGGTGTGATTGATTTAACACGCCCAACTGTACCTTTTGATGTAAAATTAACCGACAGTAAACTTATCTGGCCGTTAGAAGATGAGTTATACACAGCTGATATCAAAAACCTTAATGCTAAAGGGTCAATCGAAACGATCAAAGGTCAGCTGTCTGGTCGCTTCAATAGTCCTTATCAACCAGAGCTCAGCTTAGATTCTACATTCGCTTATCAGCAACAAACTCTCACATTCAATAACCTTGATATTGCGTCCGAGGCCGGTAACTTTAATATTATTGGTGATATAAACTTAGCAGATAACGTCTCGTGGCAAGTAGATGTCAACATGCAAGATCTTCGACTACAGCATATTCAATGGTTAAATAACAATTTTCCAATGCGCAGTAAAATTAGCGGTAAGTTTACTACCCATGGAAAAATTGCTAATAAAATATGGAACATAGGTATTGATGACGCTAACTTACAAGGACGCATGAATGGCTACCCTTTAACACTCGAAGGGCAAGTTATCGTTAATCAAGACTTTGCAGTTAATGCTAACAATCTACATGCTACAGCTTTAGGCGCTGACTTATTCGTTAATGGTCGAGCTGATGAGATGTGGGATATCAACCTTGAGCTCAATGTCCCAGATTTAAGCCAATGGCTAGCGGGTGCTAGAGGTAACTTACATGCCAAAGTAGATGTTACTGGTGAAAGTGGTAACCCTGTAGTCGATCTCAGCGCCGAGATGCAAAACACAAGCTATATGGGTGCAAAATTAGATAATCTCACCTTAAAAGCGCATTATCTGCCATTTGACAAACATCAGTATTCGTTATCACTAAGCAATCAGAATGTTTACTATAAAGGCTATAAACTCAGTAGCTTACAACTCGACAGTCAAGGCGATGAAAGTCACCAAACAAGCTCAATCAACACCAGCGGCGATACTAGCATAAAAAGCGAACTAGTCAGTCAAACTAACCTTAACAAGCAAACAATTAGCGCCCAACTTAACCAGATGAATATTGACAATATACTGGGCAGCTGGCAATTGGATGCACCACTTTCAATAACATGGGATCAACTAAAAAATAAAGGCAGTATAGATGCGTTTTGTATCAGTCATCCCCATAATAAGTTTTGTCTTACTAACAATGTCACACTCGGGCCTAAAGGCCAGGCTGATATCAATTTCAGTGGTAACCCAGGACAACTTTTTGCGCCAATAATGTCAAAAAATATTGATTGGGATGGTAATGCGGCATTAACCAGTCAAATTAATTGGCAGCCTAAACGTAAACCAACCGCATCGGTCAACTTCACCCTTTTACCGGGTAATATTAAGTTAATTCGTAATATTAACAACGTCGTCAGCATTGATTATCAACAGCTATTACTCACAGCTAATTTAGATGAGAAACAATTGCGCACCACAATTACTGCTGACTCAGAAGGCATCGCCAGCTTACAAACTGAAATAAATATTAATGTGACCCCAGATAAAAGCCTAGATGGATTTATTCACATTAACTCGCTCAACCTTGAGCCTTTTGGTGAGTTTTTTCCTAGAATTCAAACCCTACAAGGTGACTTATCTAGCCGCATTACATTAGCAGGCAGTTTGGAAACACCAGAATTAACAGGCAACATTAAACTAGCAGAAGGTGCATTTGCGCTTTCATCTAACCCCACTTTGCTTGAAAAAATATACCTTGGCCTGCAACTTCATGGTCAACAGGCAACATTAGATGGTCAACTTCATATTGGTGATGGACAAGCATTGGTTAATGGCTCGCTTTATTGGCCTAATGGCCAATTTTCCGGTGACATGAGTTTTAAAGGTGACAATCTTGCGGTTATTCAACCCCCTATCGCTATTTTAAATGTGTCGCCAAATCTTAATATTCAGTTTGATATGCAACAAGTTGCAGTTAAAGGCTCATTAGATATTCCTTCTGGCCAAATTAAAATCATGCAGCTTTCTGAAGGCGGAGTCGCCGTATCAAATGATGTGATATTTAATGACTCAATATCAGAGCTAGCAGTGAAAACTAGCCCCTATGCCATTTTAGCCGACATCAATATCAAGGTTGGTAATGAATTATCCATCGATGGTATGGGATTAACAGGAAAATTAGCCGGTAGTCTCAGACTTCAGCAACAAGCATTTAAACCCCCATTATTATTTGGCGATATTAAAGTCACCAATGGTAACTACAAGTTTATGGGCCAAACTCTTAAAATTAATGCTGGTGAAGTGCAGTTTGTTGGCCCCATTGAAGTCCCCAACTTAAATATTGAAGCAATTAAAGAAATCAAAGAAGAAGACATAACCGCAGGAGTAAGAGTAACAGGCACCCCGATGCGTCCATCGGTTACAGTATTCTCTAACCCAGCAAAAGAACAGGCTGAAGTGCTTTCTTACATCTTAACGGGTAAAGGATTTAGCAGTACTAACGATCAGCAAAGTAACTCATTAATGATGGGCGCAGCATTAAGCCTAGGCTCACAAGTGGATGGTGGCGCGATCAATAACATTGGTTCAACTGCCAGAGGCGTAATCGAAAAGTTTGGTTTCTCTAACGTACAGTTAGATACAAATGATGATGGCAGAATGGCCATCAGTGGATTTATCGGCGAAGATTTAATGATTAAATATGGTATTGGCGTCTTTAACCCAGGCTATGAAATGACAGTCAGATATTACCTATTATCACAGCTTTATCTTGAAACCGTTTCTGGGACGATTAGCCAATCATTAGATATTTATTATAACTATGATTTTGATTAG
- a CDS encoding GNAT family N-acetyltransferase has product MDNQTLEQCKAVYLTAEDLRIAASIIYNAYHDDPFFLEVFGNQDRSMYEQKLRAAIREELSELWQQEQPLIGWFDGERLIGVACVVTQQIPIGQSRYWHWRLKMVLGTGWKSTQGLMEKETCLLTHLPSDKCGILQFIALTPNEQRKGNGSKLIQAVLSWCDEQPQLDGIGVFVNNPVHNKVLSLQGFKSIASVKIGLVEGEILFYEKCMVSDDE; this is encoded by the coding sequence ATGGATAACCAAACCTTGGAACAATGTAAAGCTGTGTATTTAACCGCTGAAGATTTACGTATAGCCGCCTCTATTATTTATAACGCTTATCACGATGACCCATTTTTTTTAGAGGTATTTGGCAATCAAGATCGCAGTATGTATGAACAAAAGTTACGTGCAGCCATTCGTGAAGAGTTAAGTGAGCTTTGGCAGCAAGAGCAGCCTTTAATTGGCTGGTTTGATGGTGAGCGATTAATTGGGGTAGCTTGTGTAGTTACCCAACAAATTCCAATAGGTCAATCACGTTATTGGCATTGGCGTTTAAAAATGGTGTTAGGCACCGGTTGGAAGTCTACCCAGGGGTTAATGGAAAAAGAAACCTGCTTATTAACACACTTACCCTCGGATAAATGCGGCATATTGCAGTTTATAGCGTTAACGCCGAATGAACAGCGCAAAGGTAATGGCAGTAAGTTAATTCAAGCAGTGTTGAGTTGGTGTGATGAACAACCTCAGTTAGATGGTATTGGCGTATTTGTTAATAACCCAGTTCATAATAAGGTGCTTAGTCTTCAAGGTTTTAAAAGTATAGCCAGTGTTAAGATTGGCCTAGTTGAAGGCGAAATTTTATTTTATGAAAAATGCATGGTAAGCGATGATGAGTAA